From the Ammospiza caudacuta isolate bAmmCau1 chromosome 1, bAmmCau1.pri, whole genome shotgun sequence genome, the window GCTGCAGCACTAATTTTATAACTTTAGAGAGTCTAAATTGGTTAAACTTGGATTTTCATCCTCAGTAAATCCTTCTTTGCTGAATTGCTTCCAGCTTATTCTCAACAACCAGCATACATAAATCACACTAAGACCTAAGACATAGAAAGTCACCATCAGATTTCATGAGAATTTAAGAATGTATGTATATAAATTACATACTCACCTTAATAgatttgttgatttttttttacccaaaTACCAAAACGGTGTGTCTCTCTGCTTCCAGGAGTTTGCAGTCCCTGTGAACCTCATGGtgcttttgttgttgctgtctGCAGGTGTGTTCTGCATGCCCCTCTACATCCCTTACAGCCTGACAGGGAAATGGCACTTGGGAAGAGGCATCTGCAAGCTCTGGCTGGTCATGGACTATCTCCTCTGCACAGCTTCAGTGTTTAACATTGTTCTTATCAGCTATGACCGTTTCCTGTCAGTCACTAAAGCTGTAAGTAACCTGTTTAGagcttctctgatttttttccttggatgGTTATATTCACCAACCTCTGCCATGTTGATGAGTATAAGCCCAAATTTAAAGAAGATAATACCTCTCAAAAATATACTGGCATGTGGTGATTATTAGATATTTTGTAGCCATATGGGGTGAATATTCTACATTGGGCATGCTTCACTGCAGAGCCAGTCAACCAGGAGTTTTCTCACAATTTCTGCTGCAAGCTGCTCTTGTGTTACTGCCTGAGGAAAAACAGTTAAGGGGGTAAAAAGGGTAAGGCAGCTGACTGGTAAAAAAGGggcagggaaagaggaaattCAGAGTAGTCTGGATTGGTGTTTGGACCCAAAATCAGGCATGAAAGTTAAATACAGTGGATCTAGGGCAATAAAATAAAGGACACTGGGGAGGGTGTCTAGACCTGAGACGTGGTCAAAACTTATTCTAATAAGACCAGGAGCAAGAGCAAACAGGCAGAAAGTGGAACAAAGGGCAGACTGCAATCACTGCCTCTAGATATGCAGCAATAAACTCCTCTTTGTGTGTGGAGCAGAATCCCAAACTTCAGACACGTTCTGCGTCTGCTTTCTGCAGAGAATCCTACATGCCTGGTGTGAGCTTTATGTCTTGGGCCATGTTGGGGGTGGAGGCCAGCATTTCTCACCAGCCACTGGTGGCAGGGAATGTCACAGAGAACTAAAGGTTCCAGCTCTTTTGTGTGTATGAGACTGTCAACATAACTTCATGCAATAGAATTTCAGTCTTATTTGCGGTAATTAATTTAACTTCATATAACTGccttcttattttattttgttattttactttatttaagaaaaaaaatattggaaatCAAACATCAAAGTTTTTGGTATGTAAGAAACTACGCTGGAAAGCCAAAGACTCAACATTTACAAATTGTAAAATTCAGAGCACCTCTACAAATGCAATTAAGACCTATGGACATTTGTATGACAGTTCTAGTGACATTAActcaagcttttgttatcaatTGGATGTCTAAGCTTGCAGAATTATACATTTGTCCTGTGAAAGGGATGAGGCAGAATGTGAGCCACATTGTATCTACATATTCTGCAAATACAGTGAAAAATATATACTGGCCCTGGAGTGGATgtagaaggaagaaaatgggTGATTTTTTTAGTTTCATCAGCTAAGGGCTGTGGTGCAGGTGTGGTATCTATTCCTTCATCCTTATGAATTGTGtagaaagtaattttcttaTAGGTTGAATCTGTGTGTCACCTTTTCTGTTGAGCACCATGATGCGTACAGTTATTTGTTTGTAAAATGCCATAAAAAGCAGTGCAGTTTCCAGTGAGTAGGAGTCATCCTCCCAACAGCTATAAAGTGCTAATTCCTCTGGCACTTCAGACCATAGGTATCTCTAACAGGGCATACCAAATTACTAGGCACTGATGGATAATCGTGTTTTATCCCACAGACCTGGACCCTGACATTAACAATGTTGGGACTCTAATATTACAGTGACATTGACTTGTAGAGAGACAGCCCTATGCTCTCTCAGCATCAATGAAATGAACGTGCTTGGGGGACCTTCATCTGATCAGCACAGCCACTTCTCTGTATTACCAAGCCCCTCTTGAGTTCGTCTCCATCTGCTTCTCTTGGTCCCAAAATGGGTCTCTACATGTCTGAacttttaatgtgttttttccCTCACAGGTATCTtacagagcccagcagggaatAACATCCAACCCTACCATTGAGATGGTGGCCATCTGGCTACTTGCCTTCCTCCTGTACGGCCCAGCCATCCTGTTTTGGGAGCACGTGGCCGGACACAGCGTGGTGCCTGTGGATCAGTGCTATGCTGAGTTCTTCCACAACTGGTACTTCCTCCTGTGTGCATCCACCCTGGAGTTCTTTGTGCCCCTGCTCCTGGTGACCTACTTCAATGTGCACATCTTCCACAACATCCAGCGGCGCCAGCGGCGCAGCAGCGTGCAGGACTGTGAGCatcccaggaggagcagcctgtcctggaGGTTCTGTGGCTTGCCAAGGCCAGGAGCATCATCTCCTTCGTCAGAAGCAGAGGACAGTGGTTCTTCTTCCATGAGACCAAAGAAAGAGTCTTTGGGAGCTGACTGCTCATCTCCATCCACAGACAATTCTGTAACCCCAGGAAATgacttttctatttctttctgtgCAAAGACCAGATCAAAACTGCAACGGGACAAGAAAATAGCAAAGTCCCTCGCCATAATTGTCTGTGTGTTTGCCACTTGCTGGGCCCCATACTCTTTATTAATGATTATCCGtgggccctgccagggaacTTGTGTCCATAACTTCCTGTATGAAGCAACGTTTTGGCTTTTGTGGATCAATTCCTCTTTGAACCCATTTCTTTACCCTCTCTGTCATGTTAAATTTCGAATGGCTTTTCTGAAAATTCTATGTCCCAAAAAGTTTGCAACATTGAGATCAGGTTctttttagaaaaaagaaaaacaaggtcCAAGAGGAGATGGATGAGGGACATAAGTAGCCACTGTTTGAAATTAGATTTAGTCTTTTCCAGGAGATTAAACTATTTGCAGAATCTAAATAAGCCTTCTGTGAAATGTCCTCCTGCAGACAAATGTGGATGACCAAGGTTTGTGTACTTTTCCCAGCTATTTGAATTGATCAGGTAAAAGCTATTGCCTCTGTCTGACTTTCCCAAGTAGTCTATCCACATTATCTTAATTCTGATTGCTGAAAATGTTGTCTTCAATTGCAGTACCTCTTATATTTGTGTTCACAGATGATATTagttaaaaatacaataaagtTATATATTAGCCTTAGGGTCAATAGTATTCTAAAGTTGCTATCTTCTCTGTTCTTCTTTTGAATGATTTGCATTCAGGACCCAATTTTTGCCTATATGAAACATCCAATAAAGTTATGATTTTTGTTTCCAGGCACATAAAAGGATTACTTCCTTTCACTAAAGGTTTTTGGCCATCAGAAGCAAAGAGGAACTACTTCCAAAAACTTGGATGTATGTGTTCTTTGCAGAAGGGCATTGCTCACTATATTTGTTCAGATGCAGCAGTAGAGAATTCAGGTGTGTAAAGCATTTATGTGGATGTCCAAGTATTCTGCAAGAAACCAGCCTTCTTCAGATGTAGTTTTGAGAGATCATAGAAAGAGAAGTGTTTGTTCTTACTccctggggggaaaaatccaaTTCTGTTTGTGTTACAAGCCCTCAGCTGGAGGCTGTGATAAATGGTATATTTCTTACACACTGTGTAaggctgtgtttgtttttctgcatgAGCCAGGAAAATGGCTGGCCTGGATGGCTGCCTGTAGCATGTGTGGTGAGAGCTGAGACAGCTTGGAGGTGATCTTCTTTCAATACACACTTTCCATACTGTTAAGGACTATTTACTTGCATGGCTCTGAAACTACCTGATATTAACTTCCTTTCTAAATAAGCAGGCATaactttaaaatgtaaataatttcttttcatcaCATGGTCAGTAAGTATAAGACTAGGAAATAAATGGAAGAATGAAAACTAAAGAAATGTGAGAGGTATTTGGTGTCCATTTTAtcttctgttttttgttttttttttttttttttttttgtgtatattCATATAGTACATTAGTATATTTTACTTTACAGCCTTCTGAATCTTCTTCTAAGCTTAACTAATGTTTAATCACCATTATATGTTTTGTTATACTATATGATAATTTATACTCTTCTACTTATACAAATTAAACATATATTCAGCAATGTAAAAAGTTTTGTCTCTCAAATATGAGATGAAAACTCTAATATTCAATACAAACTACTTTGAAGAGCTGCTTTTTGCATTTGTTATAAGATTTTGGCCAGTGAGTTGGGCTTGTAATTACTGCTAGAAGTCAGCATTTGTGTATCTCCCAACATGTCAGAACACAAAACACAAGAACCACTACACCCACCTGTTGTCTTTAAGTGCAGCATGTACCAGTCTTGCACCTGCAAAGATTTTgtcattcttttaaaatacaactTGTAAAGTCAGTAGCATTGAGCACGTGCAAACAGATCCTTCTGTGTCAGCTTTTAGAGCAAATCCTCCTCAAAGTTTATAAGACATACTTTTTGACTGTGTCAGCAATAGAGAGTTAAAGATTTCATTCTGGTTATCTTATCAAAcagatatttttgaaatttagCTATTTCCATATGTAGATAAGAACACATAATCTTATATCTGTGATGtgttacatttttttccattcttcctCTTTCTTGCTCACatcttttgctttcttctcaCACCAGCCTGGCCTCTGCCTCAGCCCTTTGGTACAGGCCACAAGAGCTGAGTGCTGGCATCAACAGAGATTTATTTATAAACTGAACGAAGCCTTATGAATCCTACAGCAGGGCTCTCTGCAAAGCCAAGGAAAGGTAAACTGAGGTTAGTTGATACAAGATATGGAGGACAGGCTTAGGTGCTCTGAGGGGCAGTGAAACACCTGAATCTGCCTCCATTTGGGCTGAGCTGACATGTTAGAAGTTTTCAGAATAAACACTCTAAGAGGACTGTGCTTTTAAGTGCAAACTTGGTTTTAGAGGTGTGGGCAGATATTTTAGTAGTAACTCTGGCTTACTTTTGTCAGCTTTTGCAACTGTACTGGAAAATAAGTTGTGAATCTAGTTGGTTTTGTCTCCCTCACTTTTCCTGAGCTACTGTTAGTAGGATAGAGTAGTCAGAAAGAAGCTGATGGGAAGGCAAAATGGACTTTGTTTAGGTGAGGGGCTAGATTAGTCTCTTTATTCTTCTGATGTAGATTTTATTTCCAGCAGAGAAAGGCACAGAATTATAGCATTGATGCTATGGTTTGGAATGGAAGGGGCCTTTAAGATCATCTGtactgggcagggacaccttccattagaccaggttattcaaagccccatccaacctggccttgaacactcccagggatgggatgaggcatccacaacttctctggacaacccatgtcagtgcctcaccacccttgaatttattcctaatatctaatctaaacctgctctctttcagtttaaagcaaTTGCTTCTTGTCCTATCACCACATGCCCTtataaaaagtccctctccagctctcttgtagccccctttaggtactggaaggctgttTCAAGGTCTCTCTGGAGCTGAAcaaccttctccaggctgaacaacctcaACTcactcagcctgtcttcatagcaAAGGTATTCCAGttctctgatcatctttgtatccctcctctggacctgcttCAACAGGTCAATATGTtggggatcccagagctggatacTGAACTCCAGGTGGGGTATCACAAGGTCTCTGTACATTGTACCCCTTACCTTTCACCCAGGCTGTGTAAACACTTGGAATTGCCAGGGGAAGGGTTCAGACCAAGAAGACTCTTGTGGACAGTGAGTCCTTGTAGGGGTTGCACAAGTAATCTGCATTACTGACCTAAGGGATGCTTTCATGCTGATGGCGTGAGGTTCTTCCTACGCCTGCTCTGAGCCCATGGTCAGTGCAGGTCCTGCAAGCCATGGCTGGGACCCATGCTGATGAAGGACATCAGTAAGGCTGATGGTTAGAGGGAAAATCTGATACCACTGTCAGATGCAGGTTTCACTTCTCCCTTGGACTGATAGAAtcataaaacaaaccaaaactcAGATGTGCACCTAAGACCAAAGTTTAAAGTTGGATGAAATACAGTGCCATGCTTTTTAGGAGGAATTTGTCTGGACCTTGGAGAGATGGCTTTTTAGTTTCATTAGTGAACAACACCTTAGTActtcatgaaaaaaatcttatttggGCTCCAACAAAAAGAACTCATGCAGCACCTATTGCTGAGAAAGCTAAGTCAAGAGCAATTAAGTCTTACTCTATTTGTGTGAGGGCCTTGTGGGCACCCAATAGAACTTAATTGCTATGACTTGACCTCCCCTGGACCTCCACTCCTTACATCAGCCTTGGGCCTAGGAGCATCATTAAACTGGAGTGGTCCTCTCCCGAGATACATGAGTGCTTGtaggctgctctgagcactgtcTTCTGCATTTTTTGAGGCTTTAGCTGGACTGCTGAGATTGACCTTGGACCCAGCTTGTCACCTTGTGTTTTGTCATGTTCTGCcccagccactgctggggaACTGAAGCCATCCACAGCAGCATAGTGTGTGTTATCACCCATCTCTCAGAAAGAAACCACACCAGTGGGTCATATCCAATCTGATCAAGGACTCCTTAGGAGGTTCTCAGTTCTGCCTGCTAAGGACCTCTTGCCTTCCTCTCTCCAAAAAATTCCACATCCCGctctttaccttttttttatttttaccagtGCTATCCTAATGTTTTATCATTATATCAATCTTCCCTTCATTTGTATAATTCAGTGctaaattcctttttcttgcaGACTCACCACATTTTTTGTATTTCCTCTATTACCAGATTTCCCATTTTGCAACAGGTAGTTCATGTTCCTCCATATTGTGTAGTATCGATAGATCTGCTATGACACATATTTCTCTATGCCTTGCTCAACAGTTCCCCAATCATATTGACACAGCTTTTTCACAAAAcataaaagacattttaagCTGAGAGACACAAAAAATTCATCTAGaacaggattttttcctttccttttttcctttgattttgtTTTCGACTTGCATGCAtctattttaaatgcaaagttTTAGCAGCAGTGTTAATGAAGTGCATTAGAAGCAGCTTTCCTAGCGTAAATAGGGTAAACTGGCATAAAGTGGAGTGACTGGATTTTTGTGTGGCAAAAGTGGAACAGAATCGTGTAATGAGGTGAAATTCAATTTGTTACTGTGCAAAAGGGGAAGtggaaaaaacagatttttgtaTATCACTGGTAATCACTAGGTATTTTTCTCTGAAGACtttccccttccagctccttttTTTGGTGATCTAGCTACTATACTTCAAACTGGATCAAACTTTCTTGCCTTTAAATGTTGGCACAGTGCTCTGATATTTACTTGTGTGTATACTTGATCATTTACTTTCTCTCCTTTCTAAACAACTCTGCCCAAAATTTTTATCTTAAATATTCCCGTGTAGGCTTAAGTATGCCTGGAAGGCAGGCACTGTGGATACATCCTTGCAATAGCTTCtcattttggcatttttttcctgttgctgtTCCAACCAGCATGTTCCTGCAGGTGTCACTGGTGCTACACGGTTTTTTAAACCTTGCAAATCCGTGGGTTTTTCAAAAGGTGCCATTTATGTGCACAATCCTACATGATATGACACCAGCACCTTTCTGCTAAAACTGCCACCAGATCTGCTGTATTACATCTAATATTTActctgctgcaggaaagatTAGGAGAAAGGCTTATTACCTTGGCAAAGAAAGGAAGAGTTTAGTCACACAGATAATCATAAGTCAGTGCAGAACTTCTTCCTAAGTTGCTCTGCATAGAAATCATCCTGTGCTCAGAATTTGAGTCACAGCCTCATGTCACCCACGGAAAAGGAGGGAGAGTCAGAGTGAGCTGAGGGCAGGTCCTCAGCATTGGCTTGTCGGAAAATAAAGTCCCCTGACATATgaaggtttttttctcattaagcTATTTAAGCTATTCTACTCGTGGGCTGCTGCTAAAGAAGTTCATCTTTCATACCCTTTTTGCTGCCCTTTGTTAGCAGCTTACTTTTGGGTTATCTTCAGCTACCAATGAAGCTGCAGCTTTGGATATGAGTACTTGGTCATGTTTCTCAGCCATTTCCTATGGATCAGAGCTTTAGCTTTGCTAAAGTCATTGGGGACTTACCAAGACAGCCAAGTTGTGACAAACAAGAGCAAGGGGAAAGCCTTTGCTGGATCTGTACTGTGGACAACTTCAAGAGGATCAGCTCAGCAGAGTTTTTGAGGATGGAAAACTTCCCTAGTAAGACAGATCTTGGTTCTAATCCTTTCCCTGACGTTCTAAAGATCAGAGCAACTTGAACTCTGTCTTGAATCTTTTGTACATGGGAAACTGTTTGTAATTGTTGAAATTTGTGGAGTTCCCTGCTGGGACATTTACATTCAGCTGCTTTTGACAAATGACTGTAAGCAGAGTCAATCCTCAAGTATAAACAAAGACAGTATGTCAGTGCAAATGCCTTCTTTACAGGACATGAGCCAAATTAGTTTCTGGAATAAAGCCAAGGAAGTTAATGGATATAGCCTCTGAAGTTAAGggtttatattatttgtattctATTTCTGTAATAATTTCTGGTGTATATACATCGATCAGTTTTCAGCTTGTTCTGCTAAAGCCATCTCAGGTTAACTCACCACCTGATTTTTGTGGTATCATACTGATGCACTGtttctctctgtgctctgtTGCTGGGTTGTTCACACTATTTAATGTCAcaatataattttttcattattatataTCAGGTATAATGAGAGCATATTGCACTGGCCTCTGATTCACCACCTCTTACAGCCTTGCACCTGGTGTTGTATCCCTCCTCTTTACCATGCTGGAGGTACTGGAATTAGAGTGCTTTAAGAACCTGTACATAAATGCTTGTAAGTTTTTTTCATGATAAGGAATGTaagtgttattttttaaaatacttttcccATCTAGCATTCAGATTTATATCTTTCTTGCTACTTGAATCTGGGCATATAAAAgactgaagaaagaaaacttaTGCCAAAATTGAAGCAAAGTGgtgatttaatatttttccaagATTCTTCCCATGCCCAGAGCTTAGGCCCTGCCCTTTGTGTGAAGTATTTCTTGGGAAGTCAGAGTTTTGTTCCTCCTTGGTAACATGGGATGGCATATCTTCACAGGTAGGAAATTTGAACCAAATGGGGATGTGAGGAGAAGTAGCTGCCTACTAAAACAGCAAATGGACAAAATACACCTCTGGTTTTGGTAAAGACCTTGAGCCATATTTGGGTGTCTCATTTCACATAGTTTCTCAGATGTTATAAAGGATCTGAGTGAGTCAATTACCATAGAGAGGTATAGCAGATTTCTTCAGATGTATTTCTAATGAGAAAGGGAaccagcagagggacaggtgCAATTCAGTGCTATGTTATATCCATTTCTGGGCTGGAAAAGCACTGAGAGTTTAAATagagtctttttttctttttccctccaaatttGCTAGATCCTTAAGAAAAGGATGCTAGTAACATGGGTGTAGTTTACTAGATTGCCCTTTTAAaattgggcttttttcccctcagttttaACATGTCGGCTTTGCAGAGAGGGAAAACTGTGAACTGAActtttgtgctgctgaaaaTGTTACAGATTTCTGGCCAGGTTGTGGAGAGGATGCTACCTCATTCACAGTGGAGCAACATGAAGTGTCTCTGTAGTGATTAGTATTCCTAGAgtgtgtttgtttatttcttgGACTTGAAGCCTTTgcatcctctccttccttcccctgaTCCTCCCAAAGCAAAAATAGCCATTCTAAGAGTTCTTGTGGGTGCTTCCTGGCAGACCTTGCTGCTAAGATATTTTCATCTTGGATtgtctttctttcttgcttCAGGCCATTAGCCTTTGCCTTGTCCCCTTTGACTGCCCTGCATAATTCCTGCCTCTCCATGGCTCTTCCCAGTTCAGATTCATTAATTGAAAGGGAAGCTGCCTCTGTGGCACCTGAAGGGCTTCTGGCTGAGCCTGAGGTGGGGCAGCAGCCTGCAAAGAGAAGTGGCTGCCTGGTGGCTCTTGCtatcagctctgctttgctgacAGTCAGGGCACTTAGCCTCCAATTTAGCTTTTCTTAGAGGCAAAAAGCTCCACAGCTCCACAGCTGTGAGGTGAATTTGAAAGCCGTGCCCTGCCCCAGAGACAGGAGGGCAGAGGTGTGACATGGGCAACAGAGAACCAAAGGAAGCAGCTTTCCAGAGCTGGCTaccctgagcacaggcacctaGATGACCCAGCCTGCAGGGTCTAAAATCATAAATTATCCTTGCATATTATGACAAACATTGAGGGCAGGTTTATTTAATTTATGATCTTCCTTGGGCTTGTGTATTCCAGGCTGGACAATGTcttcagattctttttttttttttgtctctaaaTGTCAGGCTTTGAAAAAAGAATTCACCTGAAAACTTTTGCTTAATTCCTGCTGCAATTTATAGCCAAAAGCTATTTACTCCTCTTTAATACATCAATCAAGCTATGGATCTTGTCACAGGTGGTTTCCAGACTATAAGAGAGTATAAGTTGTTTATTTACTGATCAAGGGTGAATGTGGTTGAGTTCCTTGCTGGAAGGGTGAAGCAGAGATGAGGGCCAGCATGGAAGACCTTTGTCTGAGCACACACTTTGGCTGGCTCCTTAGGCTGCCCCATCACCCCTACAGTTTTGGGGGTATATGAAGGTGCTGCAGCCCATTTTCTCTTCTGAGCCATTGATTGCCTCTCCACTGTAATGTTTACAGCTCCAGTAACATGAGCTGCTAGTCCTTTAAagcctcttttccttcctttttttattaCTCTCATTTTTAACAGCTCTGGATGTGTCCTCGGTGCTGGGGAAAGCAAAGTTACATTTCCATTGGTGCAGTTTCATTAagggaacagaaagaaaaagcaaaactacCCTTTATTTACAACAAAAAGTGTGATAGAAGGAAGTGAAACACTATTTAAGACTGAATAGGGAAAGTTAAGTTTCTCTGGAaatgagggaagagaaaaggaggctgaggggagaccttattgctacctgaaaggaggcagTGGCAATGTGGGTGTTGGCCTCTTCTTCCAGGCAACAAAGGATGGAATGAGGGGAAATGTCCTCAATTTGCACCAGGGGAGGGTCaggctggacattaggaaaaagttcttcactgaaagagaaGATTAAGCAGAATAAGAGGCTCACcagagaagtggtggagtcaccatccctagaagtgttcaaaaaaaaagggcagatgtggcactttgggatATGCTTTAGTGGACATGATCGTTTTTGGTCAAGGGTTGGACTTAATGATCTTGGAAGTCTGTTCCAAGCTTACTGATTCTCTAAgatctgaaaaataaatcaaaatactAGCTGCAAGCCTATTTATGTTTCACATCATGTGTGGTTATTGTGCAACATGCCATTAAAACTCCGCTGAAGGACAACAAAATGATGGAGTGCAGTTATCCATACAAACTTCAAATATTGTGGGATGCATTCCTCAGTCATGCAGGTAAAACTGGTGTGGTATTGTTTGATTATTCTTTATTATAGCAGCCCCCTACCTCATAAATGATAAAGAGGAATCCCCAAATTGAAGGGATGTCTGCAATATAGAGAATAAACTGTCTCTGAAGCATGAACGTTCACATGAATGCACTCTGCCTTTGCAAAGTAGGCTGAGAGCCACATTTAGTTATGACTGTTCTAAAACCTCACAACTTTTTAATAATATAAAGCCTAGACTTTTATCTGCATAAGTTTAATAAATATTGATCAGATTAATGCTTGATACAGTGACACAGGGAGCTTAAGTTCTTCTATTTTAAGATCTTAGGTGAGCTAAGAGTTTAAGGTGATTTAAGGACTTTAGATAAgtagaaaataataaatggtCTTTAAACCCTTAACGCAGCTTAGCTGCAGATTTGCAGGCCATCCttcagacattaaaaaaaatattaagccTTCCTCATGCAGCAGAGTTTGTGTCAAATCCAGCAGGTTTCAAATCTGACTTGGTTACACATTTTTATGTCCATCAGAGTTTTCAATGCCATTGAAATTCCTATTACCCAAAGTTTAGTGTTTTCCCGCTCAAACATTCATGAGTTTGGGGATGCTGTGAGCAGTTTTCTCATGGCTTGGTCTTGCAGTGCCATCCTTGTAGGCAGACTGTACCTGGCACTGAATGGAGCCTTTCTGCTCCAAACTGTTTCCAGCTTCCATGGGAGGGGTCAGCTGGGAAAAGAGGCTGACAAGGCCTGTAGCACCACTTCACAGAACTGCAGAACAATTTTGGTTGGAGGTGACCTGTGAAGGTCGTTTAGCTCAAGAGAGAACACTTTGAATGTGTAAACAAGTTAAGaagtttcactttttttttttttttagtagtttCTTTCTGTGTGTCAGTTCTGATTCTCCAAGGAAGTGAAAGCAGAGGAAGTACAGTGCTACAATCCACAATTGTTTTCCTGTGTGGAAGACTTCTAAAGCAAGACAGATTTCAAATGGAGAGGAATGTTTCTGAGGCAGCAAAATGGGATCCACCATAGCGTGCCATTCACCTCCTCATCACACCCTGCCCCATCAAAACGAGACAAGGACATTTCAATGGCCAAGAGGATCCtgtcagcacccagcagcagctcctgccactaGCTAAATTAATAGCAATGCTAGTTTTGTGCTAGTTTCTTAACATGAACTAATTTGAATAATTTGGTTTGAAAGTTAGTTCAGAGCATGTGTTTTATGTAAAACCCTAGCAATTGGCTGAAGTCATTGAGTGGGAACTGAGGAAATCTTCATTGAGAGTCTTCAAAGTGATGCTGGTCACTTTGTTGGGCCATGCTTTTTCACAtacctgcagctcagcctgagTTGTAGTTAGCTTTCTGGGTCTCCACTCTTGTTGAAAACCTTTGCTTGAGCTGCAAACTTTTGCAGCTtgttttccttccagcctgaaTTTACTTCTGACCACTTTGTAGTACACATTCTGTCCCAGTGCTTTTCATTTTAGCTAGGTCTCTGTTTGCAGACACATCCCCAGTCAGCCACTCTTTGTTAGGCTGAACAGCCA encodes:
- the LOC131558083 gene encoding histamine H3 receptor-like gives rise to the protein MHNNTAEIPHAAETQNETWSGQAPSSEFSLGVLALLAFLMVLLCLVTILGNMLVILVFIMDRNLRHRSNYLFLNLAVSDFAVGVFCMPLYIPYSLTGKWHLGRGICKLWLVMDYLLCTASVFNIVLISYDRFLSVTKAVSYRAQQGITSNPTIEMVAIWLLAFLLYGPAILFWEHVAGHSVVPVDQCYAEFFHNWYFLLCASTLEFFVPLLLVTYFNVHIFHNIQRRQRRSSVQDCEHPRRSSLSWRFCGLPRPGASSPSSEAEDSGSSSMRPKKESLGADCSSPSTDNSVTPGNDFSISFCAKTRSKLQRDKKIAKSLAIIVCVFATCWAPYSLLMIIRGPCQGTCVHNFLYEATFWLLWINSSLNPFLYPLCHVKFRMAFLKILCPKKFATLRSGSF